The proteins below are encoded in one region of Belonocnema kinseyi isolate 2016_QV_RU_SX_M_011 chromosome 3, B_treatae_v1, whole genome shotgun sequence:
- the LOC117169768 gene encoding uncharacterized protein LOC117169768, which translates to MSNGTLNDNSENIQIPDRCVANINSDIVADTYGDMIKNKQYRIASKHAILSGRNIDVDEINCRVINSLDEETQQIYTSIDSTETTSDEGGINHEAILTEYLNTLNPPSLPPHELRLRKCAVIMLIINLSISKGLFNGTRLLVLESSHNILRCEVLTGSKTGEIG; encoded by the coding sequence ATGAGCAATGGTACTTTGAATGacaattcagaaaatattcagATTCCCGATAGATGTGTCGCGAATATTAACTCTGATATAGTTGCAGATACATATGGTGATATGATCAAAAACAAACAATACAGAATTGCGTCAAAACACGCCATACTTTCCGGAAGAAATATTGATGTTGATGAGATTAATTGCAGAGTCATTAATTCACTTGATGAAGAAACACAACAAATTTACACCAGTATAGATAGTACAGAAACAACTAGCGACGAAGGAGGCATCAATCATGAGGCCATACTGACGGAATATTTGAATACTTTGAATCCTCCGAGCTTGCCACCTCATGAATTGCGATTGAGAAAATGCGCAGTGATAATGCTGATAATAAATCTAAGCATAAGTAAAGGTCTTTTCAATGGTACTAGATTGCTCGTATTAGAATCTTCTCACAACATTTTGCGATGTGAAGTTTTGACAGGCAGTAAAACGGGCGAAATCGGTTAA
- the LOC117169767 gene encoding uncharacterized protein LOC117169767, whose product MTCNLKWTDVVKNLLLCQIAANRPDVCKRVFNLKKDYLVDLVRQKLFGEVMAYVYTVEFQKRGLPHFHMLVTPKQNSKITNPNTVGQFVSAEILDPNVNKKLQEMVMKHMNHGPCADWCKVKGKCSKRFPKSFQQETTMDKSGYPQYHQRDTGILYEKKGSFVVDYRNAVPYSPTLSTVLNCHVNVEVVSSINAVMYIYTSTFMK is encoded by the coding sequence ATGACGTGCAATCTTAAATGGACTGATGTTGTCAAAAACTTACTTCTTTGTCAAATAGCTGCTAATAGACCAGATGTATGCAAAAgggtattcaatttaaaaaaggattatttgGTTGACCTCGTCAGACAAAAACTGTTTGGTGAAGTGATGGCTTACGTTTATACGGTCGAATTTCAAAAACGTGGACTACCTCATTTTCATATGTTGGTAACGCccaaacaaaattctaaaataacaaaTCCCAACACTGTGGGTCAGTTCGTGTCAGCTGAAATCCTTGATCCGaatgtgaataaaaaattacaagaaatggTAATGAAACACATGAATCATGGTCCTTGCGCTGATTGGTGTAAAGTGAAAGGAAAATGCTCGAAGCGTTTTCCAAAATCTTTCCAACAAGAAACGACCATGGATAAAAGTGGTTATCCACAGTATCATCAGAGGGATACTGGCATTCTTTACGAGAAAAAGGGGAGTTTTGTGGTTGATTACCGAAACGCTGTTCCATATTCTCCCACCTTATCCACTGTCTTAAATTGTCATGTGAATGTGGAGGTTGTTTCGTCAATCAATGCTGTCATGTACATATATACAAGTACGTTTATGAAGTAA